The Microbulbifer sp. TB1203 nucleotide sequence ATCGATAATGATCTCCGCCGCCTCCTCTACAGTATCCACCATGCTGAATAAATCCAGGTCCGAGGCGTCAATGCAGCCGCTCTCCAGCACCGTATCCATCAACCAGCCGTGCAATCCAGCCCAATAGCGCTTGCCCACCAGCACGATGGGAAAGCGCTGCACCTTCTGCGTCTGCACCAGGGTCAGCGCTTCGAACAGTTCGTCCAGGGTGCCGTAGCCCCCGGGCATACCCACAAAACCCACCGCGTGTTTGACGAACATAAACTTGCGCACAAAGAAGTAGCGGAAGTTGAGGCTGATGTCCTGGTAGGGATTGGCCGCCTGCTCGAAAGGCAGTTCTATGTTGAGGCCGATGGAGACGCCGCGCTGGGGCAAGGCACCGCGATTGCAGGCCTCCATGATCCCCGGGCCGCCACCGGTCATCACCGGTATACCTTCGGCGGCCAGCAACTCCCCCAGTCTGACTCCCTGCTGATATTCCGGAGTATCCTCTGTAAAGCGCGCACTGCCGAATACTGTCACGGAACCGGTGAGCGCAATCAGTCGTTCAATTCCATCCACCAGCTCGGACTGTATCCGCAGTACCCGCCAGGCTTCCGGCATTTTTGCGTCCAGCATTTTCTTTCCTTTTATTTGTCGCGTATCTCTTTCAACCAGCCATTTTCTCCCCTCCTCTACTTATAGCAGCTTAATAGCGACAATGGCGTTGCCGGCCGCCCACCGGCACAAAGATTGCGCAGGAGGCAAATCTGTATATAATCCCAGCAACTGTATATAAATACAGAACAACCTCAGGTGACCCTATGACCAATCTCACTGCACGCCAGGCCCAGGTACTTGAACTGATCAAGTCCTATCTGGAGGACACCGGCTATCCGCCCACGCGCGCGGAGATCGCCCAGGAACTGGGCTTTCGATCCCCCAACGCCGCGGAAGAACACTTGAAGGCACTTGCGCGCAAAGGCGCGATCGAGATGGTGGCGGGTGCCTCGCGGGGAATCCGCATTCCCGATTATCAACCGGGCCTGCCGATTGTAGGGCGTGTAGCCGCCGGCAACCCGATCCTCGCCGAGGAGAACATCGAGGATTACTGCGACCTTCCGGCAGATTTCTTTCACCCACCGGCGGACTACCTGCTGCGGGTGCACGGCATGAGCATGCGCGACGCCGGCATACTGGATGGCGACCTGCTTGCGGTACAGCGCACAGATCAAGTGCGCAATGGCCAGATAGTGGTGGCGCGGATCGAAGATGAAGTCACCGTCAAGCGCTTCCGCCGCAAAGGCAACCAGGCCACTGTGCAGCTATTGCCGGAAAACGAGGATTTCGAAGTGATTCAAGTGGATATGCGGGACAAGCGTTTTGCCATTGAAGGACTGGCGGTGGGAGTGATCAGGCAGAGCCCCTGATCAATTAACAATGACCAGGCTGGAGTAATCCCAATTGAACATTGGTAACTGGTCATTGATCAATGAACCGTGTGATTTACCGGGGTCCCCTCTTCGTCTTCATCGAAATAACCCGACTCCATATCGTCGATATTCTGTACAGCTTCTATGCCGGCCTCCAGCATGGCCCGGGCAATGGCGATTTTGTGTTCGCGTATGAAATCCAGACTCTCACTGGAGAAATGGATACGCACCAGCGGGTCCTCCCGGTGGCCGGCACGGCGCAGCGCCACATCGCCATTGGCCAGTTCAACAATTTCAAAAGTCTCGGAGGACATACCCTTCTCCCGCTACATCAATTTGTGTGCAGGGTAACATACAGAGGCCGGAAGCCAGAAATCGGACTTAAAAACTGCCCGCTCCTACCACTCTTCCATATGCGCGCGCTGGCGCCGCACCAACTCCACTAGCGCGGCACGCCATGCTTGCAAACGCTCTTCGCTGAGAGCCGGAATTTCGGCAGCGGACAGGTTTTGCAACGGAATCAAGTTATCCTCCCCGCGATTTCCTTCGCTCTTCCCGCCGGAGAACTTCCACAGCTGCAACCACGCGGCCTGCAGTTGCGACAGCCAGCTGTCAGGGTCCCCGAGCAGCTCCAGCAGTTCAGCGGCCTCCGCACAGGCCGTACCGCGGGCTGCGGCCCGCTCCTTGAGTTCAGACGCGGATTCCGGTTCGCAACCCAGTTGCAACTGAAACGCCAGCTCGCAGAGAAAGGCGCGGTAGGCGCGCCACAGCTGCACCACTGCTCCCTCCTGCACCGCCACCTGCCGCAACGCGGGCCCGGTCTCTCCATCCAGGAGCAGTTGGCTTTTACGCAGAGCGGACGCCACCGCGCCGGTGTAAGGATTGCTCATCTGCCCGCGGCCGCTTTCTTGTGTGCCGGCTTGCGCGTGGTACCACTGCTTCCGGACTCAATCTGCCACTTGCCGTCTCGATAAAAGGCGCGCCAGCCGGTGGCCTTTCCCTCTTCCTCGGACTGTACATACTGCTCTTGGGTCTTGCGGCTGAAGCGCACCACCGTATCCCGCCCCTTGTCGTCCTCGGTGGGCGCCGAAAACAGGAAGCTGTACTTGGGATCGATCTCGCTTTTGTGCGGCAACAGCTCTTTCACCAGTGGCGCGCGGGTCTCGCGGTTCTTCGGGAACTGGCTTGCGGCGAGGAACAAGCCCGAGGCGCCGTCGCGCAGGATATAGTGGTCGTCCACTTTCTGGCAGGGCAGCTCGGGCATGGGCACCGGATCCATTTTCGGTGGCGCCGGCTGGCCGTTCTTGAGCAGTTTACGGGTGTTCTTGCACTCTTCGCTGGTGCAGCCGAAGTACTTGCCGAAACGACCGGACTTCAGCTGCATATCGCTGCCACACTTGTCGCACTCGATCAGCGGCCCGTCGTAGCCCTTGATCTTGAAAGTGCCCTTCTCCACCTCGTAGCCGTTGCAATCCGGGTTGTTGCCGCAGATATGCAGCTTGCGCTGCTCATCCAGCAGGTAGCTGTCCATGGCGGTGCCGCACTTGGAACAGCGGCGCTTGTCGCGCAACTGGCGGGATTCTGCTTCTTCATCCTTGTCCGCGTCCACGGCCTCTTCGCCGGGCACCAGGTTCATGGTGTTGGTGCAGCGCTCCTTGGGTGGCAACCCGTAACCGGAGCAGCCGAGGAAAACGCCGGTGGAGCCGGTGCGGATCTGCATATGCCGGCCGCACTTGCTGCACTCGATATCGGTGTCCGTGGGCGCGTTGCGGCGCATGCCGTCCTCGGCGGCCTGGGCTTTTTCCAGGCGCGCGGAGAAGTCCTTGTAGAATTCGTCGAGCAGCTCTTTCCAGCCCTTGTCCCCCCCCGCCACCGCGTCCAGGGATTCCTCCAGGTTGGCAGTAAAACCGTAATCCATCAGGTTCTTGAAACTCTCGCTCAGGCGGTCGGTGACGATATCCCCCATTTTTTCCGCGTAGAAGCGCCTGTTTTCCAAGCGGACGTAGCCGCGGTCCTGGATAGTGGAAATGATTGAGGCGTAAGTGGAGGGACGGCCGATACCGCGCTTTTCCAGCTCTTTCACCAATGCCGCCTCGCTGTAACGCGCCGGCGGTTTGGTGAAATGCTGTTTCGGATCCAGTTTTTTCAGCGAGAGTTTCTCTCCCACTTTCACGTCCGGCAACAGTAGGTCTTCGTCTTTTTTGCTGACCGGCGGCGCCACCTTTAAAAAGCCGTCGAAACGGATCACGCGCCCGCGGGCGCGCAGCTCGAAGTCGCCGGCGGTAACCACCACCGAGGTGGACGTGAACTGCGCCGGGGTCATCTGGCAGGCCACGAACTGCTGCCAGATCAGGTTGTACAGGCGCTCGGCGTCGCGCTCTACGCCGGAGAGCATGTTCGGCTGCACACGCACATCCGAGGGGCGGATCGCCTCGTGGGCCTCCTGGGCACCTTCCTTGCTGCTGTAGCTGTTGGGGTTTTCCGGCAGGTATTTATCGCCGTAGCTCTCGCCGATAAATTCGCGTACCGATTCAACCGCCTCCGCACTCAGATTGGTGGAGTCGGTTCGCATATAGGTAATATGCCCGGCCTCGTACAGGCGTTGCGCCAGCATCATGGTTTTCTTGACGCTGAAGCCCAGGCGATTGCTCGCCGCCTGCTGTAAGGTGGAAGTGATAAACGGTGCCGAAGGTTTGGAACTGGTGGGCTTGTCGTCCCGCGCGGTAACCTTGAACTCGCTCGACCGCAGGGCCTTGACCGCGGCGCTGGCCTGTTCCTCGTTGACCGGGCGAAAGGCTTCGCCGGCCTGCTTTTTTACTTCCAGGCGCAGCGGATCTGCCTTGGCAGTTTCGGTATCCGCGGCGAGAGTCCAGTACTCCTCGGGAATAAAGGCGCGAATCTCCCGCTCCCGCTCGACCACCAGGCGCACCGCCACCGACTGCACCCGCCCGGCGGACAGGCCGCGGGCCACTTTTTCCCACAGCAGTGGCGAGACCATGTAACCGACGATGCGATCGAGGAAGCGGCGCGCCTGCTGGGCGTTGACCCGGTTGATATTGAGTGGGCCCGGGTCCTTGAAAGCTTCCTGGATCGCGGACTTGGTGATCTCGTTGAACACCACCCGGCGGTAGCGGCCCTCGTCGCCGCCGATGGACTCGCGCAGGTGCCAGGCGATCGCCTCTCCCTCGCGGTCCAAATCCGTGGCCAGATAGATATGGTCGGCATTGGCGGCCAGCTTGCGCAGTTCGCTCACCACCTTTTCCTTGCCGGGCAGGATTTCGTAGTGAGCGGCCCAGTTGTGATCCGGGTCTATGCCCATGCGCTTGATCAGCTGCTCGCGATTTTTCTTGCGCTTGTAGGCCTCCTTGGCCTCCGGTGAAAGCTTGCGGGTCTCCGCGGCGCGGCGCGCGCGCTCCTTCGCGTCTACCGGCTGCCGGTTTCCGCCGCCGGTGGGCAAATCGCGAATATGGCCGACGCTGGACTTCACTACAAAGTCCTTTCCGAGATACTTGTTGATGGTTTTCGCTTTGGCCGGCGATTCGACGATGACCAGTGATTTACCCATAAGCATTTGATTTTAAATAGAAAATTTACTGCTTTCGCAAGCCTTGGCAGCCTTTGGCAAAGGCCAGCGCTGCGCGAATATATAAGCTCCGCCCCGGGTGCGGTCAAGCGAGCGGCGCAAATTACTGTTGCGCAACGTCCAGTTTTCTCACCTTTCCGGGGTATCGACAATTTTGCAGGAGCGGCGGCTGGCCGCCATCAGCGCAGGCTCCTGGCGAGACCAATAACCACTCCCATAGAGTGGTTATTCGGCCTATCGGGTGCTGTTTCGCGGTAGCCTTATCGCTTCCTCTATTGGCGGCCGCGAAGCCTCCAGGGCTTTTTCCAGCGCCGTCATTCCCCTGTCTCCAGAGGATTCCCGCCATTGCACCCCCAGCCCGGTCTCGGCGCCGACAACCGCGGTGGCGTCCTCCGGCAGCGCGGCCAGCAATTCCCGCAACGGTTCCCAGGCAGACTGCGGCGCGGCGCGGCCGTTGCGCCAGTCCCAGTGCCCGGAAAAATTCATCTCGTGATCCCCCCGCTGCCGCTCCAGTACCCAGCCTGTCTGCAAGCGGCGAGCATCCCCCCAACGGGTGAAGTACACCGCCGCGCTGCCCTGTCCCTCCGCCGCCGGCAGGGATTTCATCTGCACAGTCAGCCCCTCCCGGGCGGCGCGGCTGCGCAGTGCGGCCAGGCGCTGGTCCCGGGCGCTGGGCTTCAGCCACATCACCGGCCCCACCACCAGAACGACGGCAAAGAGAATAATAATGAGGGGTAGCCAGCCGGTCATAACCACTCCTTGTTGGTGGGAAAAGGCGCCTATTTTGCGTTGCCCGGCGCCGCTTCTGTCAAGAACCTTTTTTTAAAGTAGACTTTCTATTGTCCCGTCACGTACAAAATAGCGGTATCAGAGGGCCGCTGGAGCGCCTTCCAGATTGGCCGCGGAGGCTCTGCCGGGGGCCATTCCGCCAAGCGGCGCCTCGCCGTGAATAATCCGGGGCGCTGATATCGCCATTTGGTAGGAGAGAGGGCGCCGACAGGTTTCGAATGAAGGCATTTTCCAACCTGCCCCCTATTGTCCAGACATGGAGCGGAACGCTTATGGCCAGCTACAAGCACATTCTCGTCGGCCTGGACCTCTCGAAGGAGTCCTCCCAGGTACTGCAAAAGGCCGCCGATATTAGCGGCGCCTGCGGGGCGGACCTGAGCTTAGCGCACGTGATTGAGCCGCTGACCTTCGCCTATGGCGGGGATATCCCCATGGATCTCTCGGAAGTCCAGGAGCAATTGCAAAACCAGGCGAAGGAGCAGTTGCGCAAATCCGCCGACAAACTGGGAATTCCCGCGGAGCGCCAGCACGTGGTGCTGGGGCAGCCGGCCACGGAAATTCACCGCCTGGCGGAGGAGCAGGAAGTGGATTTAATCGTTATCGGCAGTCACGGCCGCCACGGCCTGGCGCTGCTGTTGGGGTCCACCGCCAACGGGGTGCTC carries:
- the topA gene encoding type I DNA topoisomerase, which translates into the protein MGKSLVIVESPAKAKTINKYLGKDFVVKSSVGHIRDLPTGGGNRQPVDAKERARRAAETRKLSPEAKEAYKRKKNREQLIKRMGIDPDHNWAAHYEILPGKEKVVSELRKLAANADHIYLATDLDREGEAIAWHLRESIGGDEGRYRRVVFNEITKSAIQEAFKDPGPLNINRVNAQQARRFLDRIVGYMVSPLLWEKVARGLSAGRVQSVAVRLVVEREREIRAFIPEEYWTLAADTETAKADPLRLEVKKQAGEAFRPVNEEQASAAVKALRSSEFKVTARDDKPTSSKPSAPFITSTLQQAASNRLGFSVKKTMMLAQRLYEAGHITYMRTDSTNLSAEAVESVREFIGESYGDKYLPENPNSYSSKEGAQEAHEAIRPSDVRVQPNMLSGVERDAERLYNLIWQQFVACQMTPAQFTSTSVVVTAGDFELRARGRVIRFDGFLKVAPPVSKKDEDLLLPDVKVGEKLSLKKLDPKQHFTKPPARYSEAALVKELEKRGIGRPSTYASIISTIQDRGYVRLENRRFYAEKMGDIVTDRLSESFKNLMDYGFTANLEESLDAVAGGDKGWKELLDEFYKDFSARLEKAQAAEDGMRRNAPTDTDIECSKCGRHMQIRTGSTGVFLGCSGYGLPPKERCTNTMNLVPGEEAVDADKDEEAESRQLRDKRRCSKCGTAMDSYLLDEQRKLHICGNNPDCNGYEVEKGTFKIKGYDGPLIECDKCGSDMQLKSGRFGKYFGCTSEECKNTRKLLKNGQPAPPKMDPVPMPELPCQKVDDHYILRDGASGLFLAASQFPKNRETRAPLVKELLPHKSEIDPKYSFLFSAPTEDDKGRDTVVRFSRKTQEQYVQSEEEGKATGWRAFYRDGKWQIESGSSGTTRKPAHKKAAAGR
- a CDS encoding TIGR00730 family Rossman fold protein, producing the protein MLDAKMPEAWRVLRIQSELVDGIERLIALTGSVTVFGSARFTEDTPEYQQGVRLGELLAAEGIPVMTGGGPGIMEACNRGALPQRGVSIGLNIELPFEQAANPYQDISLNFRYFFVRKFMFVKHAVGFVGMPGGYGTLDELFEALTLVQTQKVQRFPIVLVGKRYWAGLHGWLMDTVLESGCIDASDLDLFSMVDTVEEAAEIIIDYIRGREA
- a CDS encoding universal stress protein codes for the protein MASYKHILVGLDLSKESSQVLQKAADISGACGADLSLAHVIEPLTFAYGGDIPMDLSEVQEQLQNQAKEQLRKSADKLGIPAERQHVVLGQPATEIHRLAEEQEVDLIVIGSHGRHGLALLLGSTANGVLHGASCDVLAVRVHVNEK
- a CDS encoding DUF6586 family protein; amino-acid sequence: MSNPYTGAVASALRKSQLLLDGETGPALRQVAVQEGAVVQLWRAYRAFLCELAFQLQLGCEPESASELKERAAARGTACAEAAELLELLGDPDSWLSQLQAAWLQLWKFSGGKSEGNRGEDNLIPLQNLSAAEIPALSEERLQAWRAALVELVRRQRAHMEEW
- the lexA gene encoding transcriptional repressor LexA; translation: MTNLTARQAQVLELIKSYLEDTGYPPTRAEIAQELGFRSPNAAEEHLKALARKGAIEMVAGASRGIRIPDYQPGLPIVGRVAAGNPILAEENIEDYCDLPADFFHPPADYLLRVHGMSMRDAGILDGDLLAVQRTDQVRNGQIVVARIEDEVTVKRFRRKGNQATVQLLPENEDFEVIQVDMRDKRFAIEGLAVGVIRQSP